Proteins encoded by one window of Chromobacterium violaceum ATCC 12472:
- a CDS encoding cob(I)yrinic acid a,c-diamide adenosyltransferase produces the protein MSDRLSSIVTRTGDDGATGLGDGSRVAKDSVRIQALGDVDELNSVIGVLLAETLPPPIAEWLAEVQHDLFDLGSELAVPGYQAIADGHVQALEALVSFMNEELGPLKEFILPGGLRTAALAHQARSVCRRAERAVVALAREENVSPALRRYLNRLSDFLFVLARYLNREGGVPDVLWQARRR, from the coding sequence ATGAGTGATCGCTTGTCCTCCATCGTCACCCGCACCGGAGACGACGGCGCCACCGGACTGGGCGACGGCAGCCGCGTCGCCAAGGACAGCGTCCGCATCCAGGCGCTGGGGGATGTCGACGAGCTCAATTCGGTGATTGGCGTGTTGCTGGCGGAAACGCTGCCGCCGCCGATCGCGGAATGGCTGGCGGAAGTGCAGCATGACCTGTTCGACTTGGGGTCCGAACTGGCGGTGCCGGGCTACCAGGCCATCGCGGATGGCCACGTTCAGGCGCTGGAGGCCCTGGTGTCCTTCATGAACGAAGAGCTGGGGCCGCTGAAGGAGTTCATTCTGCCGGGCGGGCTGCGCACGGCGGCGCTGGCCCACCAGGCCCGCTCCGTCTGCCGCCGCGCCGAGCGGGCGGTGGTGGCGCTCGCGCGCGAAGAGAATGTGTCTCCGGCCCTGCGCCGCTACCTGAACCGCCTGTCGGATTTCCTGTTCGTGCTGGCCCGCTATCTGAACCGCGAAGGCGGCGTGCCGGACGTGTTGTGGCAGGCTAGGCGGCGCTGA
- a CDS encoding DNA polymerase III subunit chi: MSRIDFYTNVADPQAFACRLADTVQRKKERLLIWLDSERSVEVFSNRLWSFGDTRFVPHCRLGAPEAAETPVWLAASLPDDLSHPVLLNLGPQLPFEFGRFERILEIVGRDPESLATARERFRAYREHGCEIEHHDMSQTP, translated from the coding sequence ATGAGCAGGATTGATTTTTATACCAATGTCGCCGACCCGCAGGCTTTTGCCTGCAGGTTGGCCGATACCGTGCAGCGCAAGAAGGAAAGGTTGCTGATCTGGCTGGACAGTGAGCGCAGCGTCGAGGTGTTCAGCAACCGCTTGTGGAGTTTCGGCGATACCCGCTTCGTGCCGCATTGCCGGCTTGGCGCCCCGGAGGCGGCCGAGACGCCGGTTTGGCTGGCCGCCAGCCTGCCCGACGATCTGTCCCATCCGGTATTGCTGAATCTGGGGCCGCAGTTGCCCTTTGAATTCGGCAGGTTTGAGCGCATTCTTGAAATAGTGGGACGCGACCCCGAGTCGCTGGCCACCGCCCGCGAGCGCTTCCGTGCCTACCGTGAGCACGGCTGCGAAATCGAACATCACGACATGAGTCAAACGCCATGA
- a CDS encoding leucyl aminopeptidase: MEFNIKSGSPEKQRVACVIVGVYESRKLTFAADLLDRISNGFISDVIRHGDMEGKLGSTLVLHSVPHTLCDRVMLVGLGKERDFRAKEYREAVRASVKALTQTSASEAVSYLSELTVKKHDVEWMIEQATVVTLDALYRFDRFKSKQDESVREPRKLTLAVPRRSDLADGEKGLQRGLAIGNGMKLAKDLGNLPGNVCTPSYLGEEARKVAETFGAEAEILGPREIAELGMHSFLSVAKGSAEEARLIVLKHHGAKDKNDKPIVLVGKGITFDSGGISLKPGEGMDEMKYDMCGAATVLGAFRAAVEMNLPLNVIAIVPTCENMPNGNAVKPGDIVTSMSGQTIEILNTDAEGRLILCDALTYAERFSPATVIDVATLTGACVIALGHIATGLYSNQDSLARELLAAGEEVADRAWHMPMWDEYQEMLKSPFADMANIGGRPGGSVTAACFLSRFAKAYDWAHLDIAGTAWKGGKDKGATARPVPLLVQFLQDRADIALGNVVRRGRPRREAPEVADDEQD; encoded by the coding sequence ATGGAATTTAACATAAAAAGCGGCAGCCCGGAGAAGCAGCGCGTCGCCTGCGTGATCGTCGGCGTTTATGAATCGCGCAAGCTTACCTTCGCCGCGGATCTGCTCGATCGCATCTCCAACGGCTTCATCAGCGACGTGATCCGCCACGGCGACATGGAGGGCAAGCTGGGCAGCACGCTGGTGCTGCATTCGGTGCCGCACACGCTGTGCGACCGGGTGATGCTGGTCGGCCTGGGCAAGGAGCGGGATTTCCGCGCCAAGGAATACCGGGAAGCCGTGCGCGCCTCGGTCAAGGCGCTGACCCAGACCTCGGCCAGCGAGGCCGTCAGCTACCTGTCCGAACTGACCGTCAAGAAGCATGACGTGGAATGGATGATCGAGCAGGCCACCGTAGTGACGCTGGACGCGTTGTACCGCTTCGACCGCTTCAAGAGCAAACAGGACGAGTCCGTGCGCGAGCCGCGCAAGCTCACGCTGGCGGTGCCGCGCCGCAGCGATCTGGCCGATGGGGAGAAGGGGCTGCAACGCGGCCTGGCCATCGGCAACGGCATGAAGCTGGCCAAGGATCTGGGCAACCTGCCAGGCAATGTCTGCACGCCGAGCTACCTGGGCGAGGAGGCGCGCAAGGTCGCCGAAACCTTCGGCGCAGAAGCCGAGATCCTGGGCCCGCGCGAAATCGCCGAGCTGGGCATGCATTCCTTCCTGTCGGTGGCCAAGGGCAGCGCGGAAGAGGCCCGCCTGATCGTGCTCAAGCACCACGGCGCCAAGGACAAGAACGACAAGCCCATCGTGCTGGTGGGCAAGGGCATCACTTTTGATTCCGGCGGCATTTCGCTGAAGCCCGGCGAAGGCATGGACGAGATGAAGTACGACATGTGCGGCGCCGCCACCGTGCTGGGCGCGTTCCGCGCCGCGGTGGAGATGAATCTGCCGCTGAACGTGATCGCCATCGTGCCGACCTGCGAAAACATGCCGAACGGCAACGCGGTGAAGCCGGGCGACATCGTCACCTCCATGTCCGGGCAGACCATCGAAATCCTCAACACCGACGCCGAGGGCCGCCTGATACTGTGCGATGCGCTGACCTATGCCGAGCGCTTCAGCCCGGCCACCGTGATCGATGTCGCCACGCTGACCGGCGCCTGCGTGATCGCGCTGGGCCATATCGCCACCGGCCTGTACAGCAACCAGGACAGCCTGGCGCGCGAGCTGCTGGCCGCCGGGGAAGAAGTGGCCGACCGCGCCTGGCACATGCCGATGTGGGACGAGTACCAGGAGATGCTGAAGAGCCCGTTCGCCGACATGGCCAATATCGGCGGCCGTCCGGGCGGCAGCGTCACCGCGGCCTGCTTCCTGTCCCGCTTCGCCAAGGCCTACGACTGGGCGCACCTGGACATCGCCGGCACCGCCTGGAAGGGCGGCAAGGACAAGGGCGCCACCGCGCGTCCGGTGCCGCTCCTGGTGCAGTTCCTGCAAGACCGCGCCGACATCGCGCTGGGCAACGTGGTGCGCCGCGGCCGTCCGCGCCGCGAGGCGCCCGAAGTGGCAGACGATGAGCAGGATTGA
- the lptF gene encoding LPS export ABC transporter permease LptF — MVFQKSLTRELTLTALGVFVVLLAIIVSTQAINLLGRAAEGQIANEAVTALIGFWTLGFFPVLMILTVFVSVLVVLTRTWRDHEMVVWLSAGLSLRDWVWPIMRFTLPLAILIAGVTLFVGPWADQRSQDYAEIIKRREEISAISPGVFKESASSSKVYFIENYSGLHSAATNIFMQDMTDGKVSTIFAKHGYISIKPDGERVLVLEDGKRYVGEPGQADYQIGEFKRYTASLGDSQAVTGPASNRQSIPTSVLLAGSGNPEYRAELAWRLSMPISCILLALLALPLSYYNPRSGHTYNLLFALLAFFVYQNGLTLTRNWVGQDKVGVWAVALVHVLLLLAALLLLKHRDHPQAPFSQSLRLMFGKKS; from the coding sequence ATGGTTTTTCAAAAAAGCCTGACACGGGAATTGACTTTAACCGCGCTGGGCGTATTCGTCGTGCTTCTCGCCATCATTGTTTCCACGCAGGCGATCAATCTGCTGGGACGCGCGGCCGAGGGGCAGATCGCCAACGAGGCGGTCACCGCTCTGATCGGTTTCTGGACATTGGGATTTTTCCCGGTACTGATGATCCTGACCGTGTTCGTCAGCGTGCTGGTGGTGCTCACCCGCACCTGGCGCGACCACGAGATGGTGGTCTGGCTGTCGGCCGGCCTGTCGCTGCGCGACTGGGTCTGGCCCATCATGCGCTTCACGTTGCCGCTGGCCATCCTGATCGCGGGCGTGACTTTGTTCGTGGGCCCCTGGGCGGACCAGCGCAGCCAGGATTACGCCGAAATCATCAAGCGCCGCGAAGAGATCTCCGCGATATCGCCTGGCGTGTTCAAAGAATCGGCGTCATCCAGCAAAGTGTATTTCATTGAAAATTATTCGGGCTTGCACAGCGCCGCCACCAATATCTTCATGCAGGACATGACCGACGGCAAAGTGAGCACCATTTTCGCCAAGCACGGTTATATTTCGATCAAGCCGGACGGCGAGCGCGTGCTGGTGCTGGAGGACGGCAAACGTTACGTCGGCGAGCCTGGCCAGGCCGATTACCAGATCGGCGAATTCAAGCGTTATACCGCCAGCCTCGGCGACAGCCAGGCCGTCACCGGACCGGCCAGCAACCGCCAGTCGATTCCCACCAGCGTGCTGCTCGCCGGCAGCGGCAACCCGGAATACCGCGCGGAACTGGCCTGGCGGCTGTCCATGCCCATCAGCTGCATCCTGCTGGCCCTGCTCGCCCTGCCCCTGTCCTATTACAACCCCCGCAGCGGCCATACCTACAATCTGCTGTTCGCGCTGCTGGCCTTCTTCGTCTACCAGAATGGCCTGACCTTGACCCGCAACTGGGTCGGCCAGGACAAGGTGGGGGTATGGGCGGTGGCGCTGGTTCACGTTCTGCTGCTGCTGGCGGCGCTGCTGCTGCTCAAGCACCGCGATCACCCGCAGGCGCCGTTCTCCCAATCGCTGCGTCTGATGTTCGGCAAGAAAAGCTAA
- the lptG gene encoding LPS export ABC transporter permease LptG: MKLIHRYIVSTLTQSTLFTLLALLGLYGFFDLLGEVPALGTGNYTAGVMATYVALLIPGHAYELMPLAVLIGGMVAMTQLASSSEYTVIRTSGVTLKQIAATLLKFGLGFAVLTILLGEFAAPWAMQEAERTRLTATHSIVAKEFRSGTWVKDNQNFINVHEMLPDNTLLGIRIYTYDQDFKLERTRIAERGTFSKQDRSWQLENVKETVLAPNRTISAVYPTLKWKSIVEPEILSVLLVVPEQMSAHNLLTYIEHLKKNKQQTQRYEIALWSKLFYPLACISMALVALAFTPQQRRHGQLGIKLFAGICLGVTFHFVNRLFGHLGLLYDWNAILSATLPTLIFLLGGIAIIAKQERR, translated from the coding sequence ATGAAACTCATACACCGCTATATCGTCAGCACGCTGACCCAATCCACGTTGTTCACGCTGCTGGCGCTGCTGGGCCTGTACGGCTTTTTCGACTTGCTGGGCGAAGTGCCCGCCCTCGGCACCGGCAACTACACCGCCGGCGTGATGGCCACCTACGTGGCGCTGCTGATTCCCGGCCACGCGTATGAGCTGATGCCGCTGGCCGTGCTGATCGGCGGCATGGTGGCGATGACCCAGCTGGCCAGCTCCAGCGAATACACGGTGATCCGCACCTCCGGCGTCACGCTCAAGCAAATCGCCGCCACCCTGCTCAAGTTCGGCCTGGGCTTCGCCGTGCTGACCATCCTGCTGGGTGAGTTCGCGGCGCCCTGGGCGATGCAGGAGGCCGAGCGCACCAGGCTGACCGCCACCCATTCCATCGTCGCCAAAGAATTCCGTTCCGGCACCTGGGTGAAAGACAACCAGAACTTCATCAACGTGCACGAAATGCTGCCGGACAACACCCTGCTGGGCATCCGCATCTATACCTACGACCAGGATTTCAAGCTGGAGCGCACCCGCATCGCCGAGCGCGGCACCTTCTCCAAGCAAGACCGCAGCTGGCAGCTGGAAAACGTCAAGGAAACCGTGCTGGCCCCCAACCGCACCATCAGCGCCGTTTATCCGACGCTGAAGTGGAAGTCCATCGTCGAGCCGGAAATCCTGTCGGTGCTGCTGGTGGTGCCGGAACAGATGTCGGCGCACAACCTGCTCACCTACATCGAGCATCTGAAGAAGAACAAGCAGCAGACCCAGCGCTACGAAATCGCGTTGTGGAGCAAGCTGTTCTATCCGCTGGCCTGCATTTCGATGGCGCTGGTGGCGCTGGCCTTCACCCCTCAGCAGCGCCGCCACGGCCAGCTGGGCATCAAGCTGTTCGCCGGCATCTGCCTGGGGGTGACCTTCCACTTCGTGAACCGCCTGTTCGGCCACCTGGGCCTGCTGTACGACTGGAACGCCATCCTGTCGGCCACGCTGCCCACGCTGATCTTCCTGTTGGGCGGCATCGCCATCATCGCCAAACAGGAAAGGCGCTGA
- a CDS encoding [protein-PII] uridylyltransferase: MTLSAAPLQHWRQTLAEKRQQLADAYRADRDAPAFLRRYSQAVDQTLAALWREQGLDGQAALAAVGGYGRGQLFPCSDVDILILLPDPTPAEINDKVSHFIGLMWDIGLEIGHSVRTLDECLREAAGDITIETNLLENRLVAGPAEPWRELMRRLEAQRDPLAFFEGKTLEQQQRHTRHFGVSNNLEPNLKESPGGLRDLHTILWISKAAGLGDNWDSLVRRGILTLAEARLIKHSEEQLQKLRVDLHLLARRREDRLIFDLQQQVAQAWGLADTPAKRASEQLMQLYFRAAKTVNQLNGILLPNLRGRIYCQVPRVTQHISEYFHAVNGMLGIREVNVFDKHPHAILEAFLTLQRHPELSGFAPRMLRALWHGRSQINDRFRSDPRNRATFMQIFREPSGLTRTLRRMNLYGILGQYLPNFGQIVGQMQHDLFHVYTVDEHILMVVRNLRRFAISAYNHEYPFLSRLINDFERPEVLYLAGLFHDIAKGRGGDHSQLGIADADAFCRDHGLAEEDCQLVAWLVGQHLTMSSIAQKQDIYDPETVQRFAELVRTPRRLAALYLLTVADIRGTSPKVWNTWKAKLLEDLYHATLRVLSRGGEIDLASELEARKNQARAQLRLHAIPDAAEAGLWAQLDTVYFLRHEAKEIAWHARVLNRQLSPDTPQVRARLADDHEGLQVLIYSPDKPELFARACAFFGRTNYSIADAKVYTTRHGYALDTFHVFVPEHHDGDYRDMINFIEFELAAALATDQPLQLPPQGRISRHLKHFPITPQVSIRPDDKDSDFILSIVAGDRPGLLARIAKVLADYRLNVRSAKIMTLGGRAEDSFQVSGAALKDDKTALALEAALITALRI, from the coding sequence ATGACGCTTTCGGCCGCTCCCCTGCAACACTGGCGGCAGACGCTGGCCGAAAAGCGGCAACAACTGGCCGACGCCTACCGCGCCGACCGCGACGCGCCGGCCTTCCTGCGCCGCTACAGCCAGGCGGTGGACCAGACGCTGGCCGCGCTGTGGCGCGAACAGGGGCTCGACGGACAAGCCGCCCTGGCCGCGGTGGGCGGCTATGGCCGCGGCCAGCTCTTCCCCTGCTCCGATGTCGACATCCTGATCCTGCTGCCCGATCCGACGCCGGCCGAGATCAATGACAAGGTCAGCCACTTCATCGGCCTGATGTGGGACATCGGCCTGGAGATCGGCCACAGCGTGCGCACGCTGGACGAATGCCTGCGCGAGGCGGCCGGCGACATCACCATCGAAACCAATCTGCTGGAAAACCGCCTGGTGGCCGGTCCGGCCGAGCCCTGGCGCGAACTGATGCGGCGGCTGGAGGCCCAGCGCGATCCGCTCGCCTTCTTCGAAGGCAAGACGCTGGAGCAGCAGCAGCGCCACACCCGCCACTTCGGCGTCAGCAACAACCTCGAGCCCAATCTGAAGGAAAGCCCGGGCGGGCTGCGCGACCTGCACACCATCCTGTGGATCAGCAAGGCCGCAGGCCTGGGCGACAACTGGGATTCCCTGGTCCGGCGCGGCATCCTGACCCTGGCCGAGGCGCGGCTGATCAAGCACAGCGAGGAGCAGCTGCAGAAACTGCGCGTCGACCTGCACCTGCTGGCCCGCCGCCGCGAGGACAGGCTGATCTTCGACCTGCAGCAGCAAGTGGCGCAGGCCTGGGGCCTGGCCGACACGCCGGCCAAGCGCGCCAGCGAGCAGCTGATGCAGCTGTATTTCCGCGCCGCCAAGACGGTGAACCAGCTCAACGGCATCCTGCTGCCCAATCTGCGCGGCCGCATCTATTGCCAGGTGCCGCGCGTCACCCAGCACATCAGCGAATACTTCCACGCGGTCAACGGCATGCTGGGCATACGCGAGGTCAACGTCTTCGACAAGCACCCGCATGCGATACTGGAAGCCTTCCTCACCCTGCAGCGCCACCCGGAACTGTCCGGCTTCGCGCCGCGCATGCTGCGCGCGCTGTGGCACGGCCGCAGCCAGATCAACGACCGCTTCCGCAGCGACCCGCGCAACCGCGCCACCTTCATGCAGATTTTCCGCGAACCGTCCGGCCTCACCCGCACGCTCAGGCGGATGAACCTGTACGGCATCCTCGGCCAATACCTGCCCAATTTCGGCCAGATCGTCGGCCAGATGCAGCATGACCTGTTCCACGTCTACACCGTCGACGAGCACATCCTGATGGTGGTACGCAATCTGCGCCGCTTCGCCATCAGCGCGTACAACCACGAATATCCGTTCCTGTCGCGGCTGATCAACGATTTCGAACGGCCCGAAGTGCTGTACCTGGCCGGCCTGTTCCATGACATCGCTAAGGGCCGCGGCGGCGACCACTCCCAGCTGGGCATCGCCGACGCCGACGCCTTCTGCCGCGACCACGGCCTGGCGGAAGAAGATTGCCAACTGGTCGCCTGGCTGGTGGGTCAGCACCTGACCATGTCCAGCATCGCGCAGAAGCAGGACATCTACGATCCGGAAACGGTGCAGCGCTTCGCCGAACTGGTGCGCACCCCGCGCCGGCTGGCCGCACTCTACCTGCTGACCGTGGCCGACATCCGCGGCACCAGCCCCAAGGTGTGGAACACCTGGAAGGCCAAGCTACTGGAAGACCTGTACCACGCGACGCTGCGCGTGCTGTCGCGCGGCGGCGAAATCGACCTCGCCTCCGAGCTGGAAGCCCGCAAGAACCAGGCCCGCGCCCAGCTGCGGCTGCACGCGATACCGGACGCCGCCGAGGCTGGCCTGTGGGCCCAGCTGGACACCGTCTACTTCCTGCGCCACGAGGCCAAGGAAATCGCCTGGCACGCCCGCGTGCTCAACCGCCAGCTGTCGCCGGACACGCCGCAGGTGCGCGCGCGCCTGGCCGACGACCACGAAGGCCTGCAGGTGCTGATCTACTCGCCGGACAAGCCGGAGCTGTTCGCCCGCGCCTGCGCCTTTTTCGGCCGCACCAATTACAGCATCGCCGACGCCAAGGTCTACACCACCCGCCACGGCTACGCGCTGGACACTTTCCACGTCTTCGTGCCCGAGCACCACGACGGCGATTACCGCGACATGATCAACTTCATCGAGTTCGAGCTCGCCGCGGCGCTGGCAACCGACCAGCCCTTGCAGCTGCCGCCGCAAGGACGGATCAGCCGCCACCTGAAGCACTTTCCAATCACGCCGCAGGTGTCGATCCGCCCGGACGACAAGGACAGCGACTTCATCCTGTCCATCGTCGCCGGCGACCGTCCCGGCCTGCTCGCCCGCATCGCCAAGGTGCTGGCCGATTACCGTCTGAACGTGCGCTCGGCCAAGATCATGACGCTGGGCGGCCGGGCCGAGGACTCGTTCCAGGTCTCCGGCGCGGCGCTGAAGGACGACAAGACCGCGCTGGCGCTGGAGGCCGCGCTGATCACCGCGCTGCGGATCTGA
- a CDS encoding GNAT family N-acetyltransferase: MTDILRDIPDQIESERLILRSPMPGDGAALYAAVCASLEPLRAFPASMLWAMQEPSVDISETFCRQSRVDYLARKGLPMLLLLKDGGCLVGASGLHQLDWKHRQAHIGYWVHRDWQGQGLISEAVRAICDFAQAQLGLRRIACLADEQNLASRRVAERAGFRLEGILRNERIAPDGSLRDTALYALAN, encoded by the coding sequence ATGACGGATATTCTGCGCGACATCCCCGACCAGATAGAAAGCGAACGCCTGATTCTGCGCAGCCCGATGCCGGGCGACGGCGCGGCCCTATATGCCGCCGTCTGCGCCTCGCTGGAACCGCTGCGCGCCTTTCCCGCCTCCATGCTCTGGGCGATGCAGGAACCCTCGGTCGATATCTCGGAAACCTTCTGCCGCCAGAGCCGGGTCGATTATCTGGCTCGCAAGGGGCTGCCCATGCTGCTGCTCCTGAAGGACGGCGGCTGCCTCGTCGGCGCCAGCGGCCTGCATCAGCTCGACTGGAAACACCGGCAGGCGCACATAGGCTATTGGGTGCATCGCGACTGGCAGGGCCAGGGACTGATCAGCGAAGCCGTGCGCGCCATCTGCGACTTCGCCCAGGCTCAGCTGGGTCTGCGCCGCATCGCCTGCCTGGCCGACGAGCAAAACCTGGCCAGCCGCCGCGTCGCCGAGCGCGCCGGCTTCCGGCTGGAAGGCATCCTGCGCAACGAGCGCATCGCGCCGGACGGCAGCCTGCGCGACACCGCGCTGTACGCGCTGGCCAACTAG
- a CDS encoding serine hydrolase domain-containing protein, translated as MDLLMPYLQRLAADGNFSGVILAAEGDRQWLRSYGWADAASGRAMANDTPLRIGSLSKSFTVALVLRLVDDGLLALDQPLQPLLPQFKLPDALTAGHLLRHRSGLGNHTALPDYWPTRMQQYWTPDQCRRLVSRTRARRPRLLPSWRHQRLCFGLAGPASQEPLRDRAQPSGSNRCLGAGGNGLPAP; from the coding sequence ATGGATTTGCTGATGCCCTATCTGCAACGCCTGGCCGCCGACGGCAATTTCAGCGGCGTCATCCTGGCTGCCGAGGGCGACAGGCAATGGCTGCGCAGCTATGGCTGGGCCGATGCCGCTTCCGGCAGAGCGATGGCAAACGACACGCCGCTGCGCATAGGCTCGCTCAGCAAAAGCTTTACCGTCGCGCTGGTCTTGCGGCTGGTGGACGATGGCCTGCTGGCGCTGGATCAGCCCCTTCAGCCGCTGTTGCCGCAATTCAAGCTGCCGGACGCCCTCACCGCCGGCCACTTGCTGCGCCACCGCTCCGGGCTGGGCAATCACACCGCCCTGCCCGACTACTGGCCGACGCGGATGCAACAATACTGGACGCCGGACCAATGCCGCCGGCTGGTATCGCGAACACGCGCCCGACGGCCCCGTCTTCTCCCATCTTGGCGACATCAACGGCTTTGTTTCGGTCTTGCTGGCCCAGCCAGCCAAGAACCGTTGCGTGATCGCGCTCAGCCATCTGGCTCAAACCGATGCCTGGGCGCTGGCGGAAACGGTTTGCCAGCTCCTTGA
- a CDS encoding alpha/beta fold hydrolase, whose protein sequence is MQYFALSQPQAMLRYHDIPGHGAPLIMLHGLGCASSFDYPRLLAEPGLARRRALLVDLLGHGFSDKPEDFSYAPGAQAEALGQWIEQLGLREFDLYGHSMGGSVAIELATLLPDRIRRLVLAEPNLDSGGGAYSRALASWSEPDYVARGHREIIRTFGADNPNWAGSMAVASPLAVHRAAKGLIAGSAVSWREQLRALSMPRRIIFGEKSLPDPDLEWLPRHGIAASIVADAGHSLAWDNPAGLAEAIAAALD, encoded by the coding sequence ATGCAATATTTCGCGCTTTCCCAGCCGCAAGCCATGCTGCGCTATCACGACATTCCCGGCCACGGCGCGCCGCTCATCATGCTGCACGGCCTGGGCTGCGCCTCCTCGTTCGATTATCCCCGCCTGCTGGCCGAACCGGGTCTCGCCAGGCGCCGCGCGCTATTGGTGGATTTGCTGGGCCACGGCTTCAGCGACAAGCCGGAAGATTTCAGCTACGCCCCCGGCGCCCAGGCTGAAGCGCTGGGGCAATGGATCGAACAACTGGGCTTGCGCGAATTCGATCTGTACGGCCACAGCATGGGCGGCAGCGTCGCCATCGAACTGGCCACGCTATTGCCTGACCGAATCCGGCGCCTGGTATTGGCCGAGCCGAATCTGGACAGCGGCGGCGGCGCCTACAGCCGCGCGCTGGCAAGCTGGAGCGAGCCCGACTACGTCGCCCGCGGCCATCGGGAAATCATTCGGACCTTCGGCGCGGACAATCCCAACTGGGCCGGCAGCATGGCCGTCGCCTCGCCGCTAGCCGTGCACAGGGCGGCCAAGGGCCTGATCGCGGGCAGCGCAGTCAGCTGGCGCGAGCAGCTGCGGGCCTTGTCCATGCCGCGCCGCATCATCTTCGGCGAAAAATCGCTGCCCGATCCCGACCTCGAATGGCTGCCCCGGCATGGCATCGCCGCCAGCATCGTGGCCGACGCCGGCCACTCGCTGGCCTGGGACAATCCCGCCGGCCTTGCCGAGGCGATTGCCGCCGCGCTGGATTGA